A region of Methyloversatilis discipulorum DNA encodes the following proteins:
- a CDS encoding AP2 domain-containing protein yields the protein MSRNSVYGISRVDNEASRTHGWLVTIQRRGVIHRKHFSDGVFGGKQKAFAAAKQFRDDIISKFPPFSLREYSSIVKKNNRSGVVGVCRYCASETRDMPEDKQRWFWVASWPLPSGRRKRVKFSVNKYGEEGAFKMALKARKDALKKLDGQFDPGASRRGRPRKAKNDENIVPTRAAA from the coding sequence TTGAGCCGCAATTCAGTTTATGGCATCAGCCGCGTGGACAACGAAGCCAGCCGCACGCATGGCTGGCTCGTGACCATACAGCGACGCGGAGTGATACACCGGAAGCACTTCAGCGATGGTGTGTTCGGTGGCAAGCAGAAGGCCTTTGCCGCCGCGAAGCAGTTTCGCGACGACATCATTTCGAAATTCCCGCCCTTCTCGCTGCGCGAGTATTCGAGCATCGTCAAGAAGAACAACCGTTCCGGCGTGGTCGGCGTGTGCCGCTATTGCGCTTCCGAAACCCGTGACATGCCGGAGGACAAGCAGCGCTGGTTCTGGGTGGCTTCGTGGCCGCTGCCGTCCGGTCGTCGCAAGCGGGTCAAGTTCTCGGTGAACAAGTACGGCGAGGAGGGTGCGTTCAAGATGGCGCTCAAGGCGCGCAAGGACGCGCTGAAGAAGCTCGACGGCCAGTTCGATCCGGGTGCTTCGCGGCGCGGTCGTCCGCGCAAGGCGAAGAACGACGAGAACATCGTGCCGACGCGCGCTGCGGCCTGA
- a CDS encoding NAD kinase: MKNESPAFGCVALIGKYQSAEVAESLRALAHWLSESGREVLIEQASAEVLPDDRFEAADFDTLGRRAKLAVVVGGDGSLISAARKLAPHDVPLVGINQGRLGFLTDVARSNMLAAMESLMQGQFRPERRALMQASVQREEGEVFSAFAFNDVVISKGDLGRMIEFEMRVDDEFVYSQRSDGLIVSTPTGSTAYSLSANGPILHPSLGGMLIVPLCPHALSSRPIVLGDSAVLKVRLFSRHDARAHFDGQEHCNLQGDDVLRIERSPYRVTLLHPPGYSYFSMLREKLRWSEAPKEV, encoded by the coding sequence ATGAAAAACGAATCCCCGGCCTTTGGCTGCGTCGCGCTGATCGGCAAGTACCAGAGCGCCGAAGTGGCCGAGTCGCTGCGCGCGCTGGCGCACTGGCTGAGCGAGTCCGGGCGCGAGGTGCTGATCGAGCAGGCATCGGCCGAAGTGTTGCCGGACGACCGCTTCGAAGCCGCCGATTTCGATACCCTGGGCCGTCGGGCGAAGCTTGCCGTGGTGGTCGGCGGTGACGGTTCGCTGATCAGTGCCGCCCGCAAGCTGGCACCGCACGACGTGCCGCTGGTCGGTATCAACCAGGGCCGGCTCGGCTTCCTGACCGACGTCGCCCGCTCCAACATGCTGGCGGCGATGGAATCGCTGATGCAGGGCCAGTTCCGTCCGGAGCGGCGGGCGCTGATGCAGGCATCGGTGCAGCGCGAAGAGGGCGAGGTCTTCTCCGCCTTCGCCTTCAACGACGTGGTCATTTCCAAGGGCGACCTCGGCCGCATGATCGAGTTCGAAATGCGGGTCGACGACGAATTCGTCTACAGCCAGCGTTCCGACGGCCTCATCGTATCGACGCCGACCGGCTCGACCGCCTACTCGCTGTCGGCCAACGGACCCATCCTGCATCCGTCGCTCGGCGGCATGCTCATCGTGCCGCTGTGCCCGCACGCGCTGTCGTCGCGCCCCATCGTGCTCGGCGATTCGGCCGTGCTGAAGGTGCGCCTGTTTTCGCGGCACGACGCGCGGGCGCATTTCGACGGCCAGGAACACTGCAATCTGCAGGGCGACGACGTGCTGCGCATCGAGCGTTCGCCGTATCGCGTTACCTTGCTGCACCCGCCCGGCTACAGCTACTTCTCGATGCTGCGCGAAAAGCTGCGCTGGAGCGAGGCGCCCAAGGAAGTCTGA
- a CDS encoding protein kinase domain-containing protein, with protein MLERIGKYRVIREIGKGATATVYLCKCDDIEEMVAVKLVDFGDKNRDQGKWSRRMRKLFLTEAAIAAKLDHPNIIRIYDAQVEENRAYLVMEFIDGQPLDHYCEFNTMLPLPRAVSIVFKCAMALDYAFRHGVVHRDIKPANILIGANDLVKVTDFGLALNVAKENDKDSTFIMGVGSPAYMSPEQVKGYPLNQKTDLYSLGVVLFHLLTGRLPFRAKHPAQLIYKIINADPPSASQLNPEVPEAMDRVIRKALEKDLYSRYKNGAEFAKDLSTVRFKILDDKYVPPDTTRFSILRKMTFFTEFDDVEVWEVLRFSNWRQYTEGTVLMREGDSDNRFGLIVSGHVRVVVGGRLLAELGPGEVVGEMGYLDPNHLRRSATVIASSPVAFLEVSPSALALASEECLEHFRAQLISTVVQRLARANSALAAQGEQVVLATESGFSVIGGGIDLELLPDTPARR; from the coding sequence ATGCTCGAACGCATTGGCAAATACAGGGTAATCCGCGAAATCGGCAAAGGCGCCACCGCGACTGTCTACCTGTGCAAGTGCGACGACATCGAGGAAATGGTCGCCGTCAAGCTGGTCGATTTCGGCGACAAGAACCGCGACCAGGGCAAGTGGTCGCGGCGCATGCGCAAGCTTTTCCTGACCGAGGCGGCGATCGCCGCCAAGCTCGACCACCCCAACATCATCCGCATCTACGACGCGCAGGTCGAAGAGAACCGTGCCTATCTGGTCATGGAGTTCATCGACGGCCAGCCGCTCGACCATTACTGCGAATTCAACACGATGCTGCCGCTGCCGCGCGCGGTGAGCATCGTGTTCAAGTGCGCGATGGCGTTGGACTACGCTTTCCGCCACGGCGTCGTGCATCGCGACATCAAGCCGGCTAACATCCTGATCGGCGCCAACGATCTGGTGAAGGTGACCGATTTCGGTCTGGCGCTGAATGTGGCCAAGGAGAACGACAAGGATTCGACCTTCATCATGGGCGTTGGCTCGCCGGCCTACATGAGTCCGGAACAGGTGAAGGGCTATCCGCTGAACCAGAAGACCGACCTCTATTCGCTGGGGGTCGTGCTGTTCCACCTGCTGACCGGGCGGCTGCCCTTCCGCGCCAAGCATCCGGCACAGCTCATCTACAAGATCATCAACGCCGACCCGCCGTCGGCCTCGCAGCTGAACCCGGAAGTGCCGGAGGCGATGGACCGGGTGATCCGCAAGGCGCTGGAGAAGGACCTCTACTCGCGCTACAAGAACGGCGCCGAGTTCGCCAAGGACCTGTCGACCGTGCGGTTCAAGATCCTCGACGACAAGTACGTGCCGCCGGACACCACGCGCTTCTCCATCCTGCGCAAGATGACCTTCTTCACCGAATTCGACGACGTCGAGGTGTGGGAGGTGTTGCGTTTCTCGAACTGGCGGCAGTACACCGAAGGCACGGTGCTGATGCGCGAGGGCGACAGCGACAACCGCTTCGGGCTGATCGTGTCCGGCCACGTCCGGGTGGTGGTCGGCGGCCGGCTGCTGGCCGAACTGGGGCCGGGCGAGGTGGTGGGCGAGATGGGCTATCTCGACCCGAACCACCTGCGCCGTTCGGCGACGGTGATCGCCTCGTCGCCGGTGGCCTTTCTCGAAGTCAGCCCGTCGGCGCTGGCGCTCGCGTCGGAAGAGTGTCTGGAGCACTTCCGCGCCCAACTCATCAGCACCGTGGTGCAGCGTCTGGCCCGCGCCAATTCTGCTCTTGCCGCCCAGGGCGAGCAGGTGGTGCTGGCGACCGAATCGGGTTTTTCGGTCATTGGCGGTGGCATCGATCTCGAACTGCTGCCCGATACGCCGGCGCGTCGCTGA
- the hemH gene encoding ferrochelatase, giving the protein MSRFVAEPPYSHGQVPRTGVLLVNLGTPDQADAPSLRRYLKEFLSDDRVVEVPKPLWWLILNGIILNVRPKQSAEKYATVWTDEGSPLRVHTERQTKLLRGWMIAEGQREIEVRHAMRYGSPSIADVLQQMKADGFTRILMVPMYPQGASSTTGSVVDEMARALLRWRNLPEMRYVRAFAGDRAYIDALAASVREHWQKNGRADKLVMSFHGVPHFHLEKGDPYQCECHKTGRLIAEALGLAKDDYLVTFQSRFGRARWLEPYTQPTLEKLAEGGLRSVEVMCPGFVADCLETLEEIAVENRDAFIGRGGKQFSYIPCLNERPDWIAALGGIVRRELGHWWDEAGRPPADLALQARAATEMGAKQ; this is encoded by the coding sequence ATGTCCCGCTTCGTTGCAGAACCGCCTTATTCACACGGCCAGGTGCCGCGCACCGGCGTGCTGCTGGTCAATCTGGGAACGCCCGACCAGGCGGATGCGCCGTCGTTGCGCCGCTACCTGAAGGAATTCCTGTCCGACGACCGCGTGGTCGAGGTGCCGAAGCCGCTGTGGTGGCTGATCCTCAACGGCATCATCCTGAACGTGCGCCCGAAGCAGTCGGCGGAAAAGTACGCCACCGTGTGGACCGACGAGGGCTCGCCGCTGCGAGTGCACACTGAGAGGCAGACCAAGCTGCTGCGCGGCTGGATGATCGCCGAAGGGCAGCGCGAGATCGAGGTGCGGCACGCGATGCGCTATGGCAGCCCGTCGATTGCCGACGTACTGCAGCAGATGAAGGCCGACGGCTTCACGCGCATCCTGATGGTGCCGATGTACCCGCAGGGCGCCTCCAGTACGACCGGTTCGGTGGTGGACGAAATGGCGCGCGCGCTGCTGCGCTGGCGCAACCTGCCGGAAATGCGCTACGTCCGCGCCTTCGCCGGTGACCGCGCCTATATCGACGCGCTGGCGGCCAGCGTGCGCGAGCACTGGCAGAAGAACGGCCGCGCCGACAAGCTGGTCATGTCCTTTCACGGCGTGCCGCACTTCCACCTGGAAAAGGGCGACCCCTACCAATGCGAGTGTCACAAGACCGGCCGCCTGATCGCCGAGGCGCTCGGTCTGGCAAAGGACGACTACCTGGTCACCTTCCAGTCGCGCTTCGGCCGCGCCCGCTGGCTTGAACCGTACACGCAGCCGACACTTGAGAAGCTGGCCGAGGGCGGCCTGCGCAGCGTCGAGGTGATGTGTCCCGGCTTCGTCGCCGACTGCCTGGAAACGCTGGAGGAGATCGCAGTCGAAAACCGCGACGCCTTCATCGGTCGCGGCGGCAAGCAGTTCAGCTACATCCCCTGCCTGAACGAGCGGCCGGACTGGATCGCCGCGCTGGGCGGCATCGTACGGCGCGAACTTGGTCACTGGTGGGACGAAGCCGGCCGGCCACCGGCCGACCTTGCACTGCAAGCGCGTGCCGCAACGGAGATGGGCGCGAAGCAATGA
- the dnaK gene encoding molecular chaperone DnaK — MGKIIGIDLGTTNSCVSVMEGGKPKVIENSEGARTTPSIVAYTDDGEILVGASAKRQAVTNAANTLFAVKRLIGRRFEEKEVQKDIALMPYKIAKADNGDAWVEVRGKKIAPPQVSAEVLRKMKKTAEDYLGEEVTEAVITVPAYFNDSQRQATKDAGRIAGLDVKRIINEPTAAALAFGMDKKPGDSKIAVYDLGGGTFDVSIIEIADVDGEHQFEVLATNGDTFLGGEDFDQRIIDYVIDEFKKDQGVDLKKDILALQRLKEAAEKAKIELSSSAQTEINLPYITADASGPKHLAIKITRAKFESLVEELIERSIEPCRIALKDSGVKIGDIDDVILVGGMTRMPKVQEKVREFFGKEPRKDVNPDEAVAVGASIQGGVLQGDVKDVLLLDVTPLSLGIETLGGVMTKMIQKNTTVPTKFSQTFSTADDNQPAVTIKVYQGEREMASGNKSLGEFNLEGIAPAPRGMPQIEVTFDIDANGILHVSAKDKGTGKENKITIKANSGLSEEEIQRMVKDAELHAEEDKRAHEMADARNQADALVHSTRKALAEHGDKVDAGEKEKIEAALKEVEEAIRSGDKEAIDAKSAALATAAQKLGEAMYAEQQAAAGEAAGGAAPGGRKDDDGDVVDAEFTEVKDKK; from the coding sequence ATGGGAAAAATCATCGGTATCGACCTGGGCACCACCAATAGCTGCGTTTCCGTGATGGAAGGCGGCAAGCCCAAGGTGATCGAGAACTCGGAAGGCGCGCGCACGACGCCGTCCATCGTTGCCTACACCGACGACGGCGAAATCCTGGTCGGCGCCTCGGCCAAGCGCCAGGCGGTCACCAACGCTGCCAACACGCTGTTCGCCGTCAAGCGCCTGATCGGCCGTCGCTTCGAAGAGAAGGAAGTGCAGAAGGACATCGCGCTGATGCCCTACAAGATCGCCAAGGCCGACAACGGCGACGCCTGGGTCGAAGTGCGCGGCAAGAAGATCGCGCCGCCGCAGGTGTCGGCCGAAGTGCTGCGCAAGATGAAGAAGACCGCCGAAGACTATCTCGGCGAAGAAGTGACCGAAGCCGTCATCACGGTGCCGGCCTACTTCAATGACAGCCAGCGCCAGGCCACCAAGGACGCCGGCCGCATCGCCGGTCTGGACGTCAAGCGCATCATCAACGAGCCGACCGCGGCTGCGCTCGCCTTCGGCATGGACAAGAAGCCGGGCGACTCCAAGATCGCCGTGTATGACCTCGGCGGCGGCACCTTCGACGTGTCCATCATCGAAATCGCCGACGTCGATGGCGAACACCAGTTCGAAGTGCTGGCCACCAACGGCGACACCTTCCTCGGCGGTGAGGACTTCGACCAGCGCATCATCGATTACGTGATCGACGAGTTCAAGAAGGACCAGGGCGTCGACCTGAAGAAGGACATCCTTGCGCTGCAGCGCCTGAAGGAAGCGGCGGAAAAGGCCAAGATCGAGCTGTCGTCGAGCGCGCAGACCGAAATCAACCTGCCCTACATCACCGCCGACGCGTCCGGCCCGAAGCACCTGGCGATCAAGATCACCCGCGCCAAGTTCGAGTCGCTGGTGGAAGAACTGATCGAGCGCTCGATCGAGCCCTGCCGCATCGCGCTGAAGGATTCGGGCGTCAAGATCGGCGACATCGACGACGTCATCCTGGTCGGCGGCATGACCCGCATGCCCAAGGTGCAGGAAAAGGTGCGCGAGTTCTTCGGCAAGGAGCCGCGCAAGGACGTGAACCCGGATGAGGCGGTCGCCGTCGGCGCGTCCATCCAGGGCGGCGTGCTGCAGGGCGACGTCAAGGACGTGCTGCTGCTCGACGTGACCCCGCTGTCGCTGGGCATCGAGACGCTGGGCGGCGTCATGACCAAGATGATCCAGAAGAACACGACGGTGCCGACCAAGTTCTCGCAAACGTTCTCGACCGCCGACGACAACCAGCCGGCGGTGACCATCAAGGTCTATCAGGGCGAGCGTGAAATGGCCAGCGGTAACAAGTCGCTGGGCGAATTCAACCTGGAAGGCATTGCCCCGGCACCGCGCGGCATGCCGCAGATCGAGGTCACCTTCGACATCGACGCCAACGGCATCCTGCATGTGTCGGCCAAGGACAAGGGCACCGGCAAGGAAAACAAGATCACCATCAAGGCGAACTCGGGTCTGTCGGAAGAAGAGATCCAGCGCATGGTGAAGGACGCCGAACTGCACGCCGAAGAAGACAAGCGCGCGCACGAGATGGCCGACGCCCGCAACCAGGCCGACGCGCTGGTCCATTCGACGCGCAAGGCCCTGGCCGAGCACGGCGACAAGGTCGACGCTGGCGAGAAGGAAAAGATCGAAGCCGCGCTGAAGGAGGTGGAAGAAGCCATCCGCTCCGGCGACAAGGAAGCGATCGACGCCAAGAGCGCCGCGCTGGCCACCGCCGCGCAGAAGCTGGGCGAGGCGATGTACGCCGAACAGCAGGCCGCGGCCGGTGAAGCAGCCGGTGGCGCCGCACCCGGCGGCCGCAAGGACGACGACGGCGACGTGGTCGATGCGGAATTCACCGAGGTGAAGGACAAGAAGTAA
- a CDS encoding TMEM165/GDT1 family protein has product MDALIASTALVALAEIGDKTQLLSFVLAARMRRPRAICLGILVATVLNHALAAWLGALVASVLSPEVLRWIVGLAFIGCGLWALVPDKLEETEVGSAHGVFLTSTLLFFMAEMGDKTQLATVALGARFEDAYVWVVAGTTLGMMIANVPAVYVGQKLAQRLPVNWIRRIAAGLFVATGVITLAVGLN; this is encoded by the coding sequence ATGGATGCCCTGATCGCCTCCACCGCGCTGGTCGCACTCGCCGAAATCGGCGACAAGACCCAGCTGCTGTCCTTCGTGCTGGCGGCGCGCATGCGCCGGCCGCGCGCCATCTGCCTCGGCATACTGGTGGCCACCGTGCTGAACCACGCGCTGGCCGCCTGGCTCGGTGCGCTGGTCGCTTCCGTGCTGTCGCCGGAGGTGCTGCGCTGGATCGTCGGCCTCGCCTTCATCGGCTGCGGGCTGTGGGCGCTGGTACCGGACAAGCTGGAGGAAACCGAGGTCGGCAGCGCGCACGGCGTATTCCTGACCTCGACCCTGCTGTTCTTCATGGCCGAAATGGGCGACAAGACGCAGCTGGCGACGGTCGCCCTCGGCGCCCGCTTCGAGGACGCCTATGTCTGGGTGGTCGCCGGCACCACGCTGGGCATGATGATCGCGAACGTACCGGCGGTGTATGTCGGCCAGAAGCTGGCGCAGCGGCTGCCGGTGAACTGGATACGGCGCATCGCCGCCGGCCTGTTCGTCGCCACCGGCGTGATCACGCTGGCGGTCGGGCTGAACTGA
- the dnaJ gene encoding molecular chaperone DnaJ: MAKKDFYDILGVNRDASDDEIKKAYRKLAMKYHPDRNPDSKEAEDKFKEAKEAYEILSDGQKRAAYDQYGHAGVDPNMGGGAGGGQGFGGFGDAFGDIFGEIFGNQGGRGGGRSGVYRGADLRYNLEVSLEEAARGTDTRIRIPTMDDCGTCGGTGAKPGTKPVTCTTCNGVGQVRMQQGFFSIQQTCPKCHGTGKMVKDPCNDCHGAGRVKGSKTLQVKIPAGIDEGDRIRLAGEGERGQGGGPAGDLYVQIHIKPHTVFQREGDDLHCEMPIGFATAALGGEIEIPTLDGAAKIKIPAETQSGKVFRLRGKGIKGVRSSYPGDLMCHVVVETPVNLTARQRELLKEFDDINRSDEASHSPRAKSWMDKMKDFFAG; encoded by the coding sequence ATGGCGAAGAAAGATTTTTACGACATCCTGGGCGTCAACCGCGACGCCTCCGATGACGAAATCAAGAAGGCTTACCGCAAGCTGGCGATGAAGTACCACCCGGACCGCAATCCGGACAGCAAGGAAGCCGAGGACAAGTTCAAGGAAGCGAAGGAAGCCTACGAAATCCTGTCCGACGGACAGAAGCGGGCGGCCTACGATCAGTACGGCCACGCCGGCGTCGACCCGAACATGGGCGGCGGCGCGGGCGGCGGTCAGGGCTTCGGCGGTTTCGGCGACGCCTTCGGCGACATCTTCGGCGAAATCTTCGGCAACCAGGGCGGACGTGGCGGCGGTCGCAGCGGCGTCTACCGCGGTGCCGACCTGCGCTACAACCTCGAAGTGTCGCTGGAAGAAGCGGCGCGCGGCACCGATACGCGCATCCGCATCCCGACCATGGACGACTGCGGCACCTGCGGCGGTACCGGCGCCAAGCCGGGCACCAAGCCGGTCACCTGCACCACCTGCAACGGTGTCGGCCAGGTGCGCATGCAGCAGGGCTTCTTCTCGATCCAGCAGACCTGCCCGAAGTGCCACGGCACCGGCAAGATGGTGAAGGATCCGTGCAACGACTGCCACGGCGCCGGGCGCGTCAAGGGCAGCAAGACGCTGCAGGTGAAGATTCCGGCCGGCATCGACGAGGGCGACCGCATCCGTCTGGCCGGTGAAGGCGAACGCGGCCAGGGCGGCGGTCCGGCCGGCGACCTGTACGTGCAGATCCACATCAAGCCGCACACCGTGTTCCAGCGCGAAGGCGACGACCTGCACTGCGAAATGCCGATCGGCTTCGCCACCGCAGCCCTGGGTGGCGAGATCGAGATTCCGACGCTGGATGGCGCGGCCAAGATCAAGATCCCGGCCGAAACCCAGTCCGGCAAGGTATTCCGCCTGCGCGGCAAGGGCATCAAGGGCGTGCGCAGCAGCTATCCCGGCGACCTGATGTGCCACGTCGTGGTCGAGACGCCGGTGAACCTGACCGCGCGTCAGCGGGAACTGCTGAAGGAGTTCGACGACATCAACCGCAGCGACGAAGCGAGCCACAGCCCGCGCGCGAAGTCCTGGATGGACAAGATGAAGGACTTCTTCGCCGGTTGA
- the hrcA gene encoding heat-inducible transcriptional repressor HrcA → MLEDRSRLLLKTLVERYIADGQPVGSRTLSKYSGLDLSPATIRNVMSDLEDMGYIASPHTSAGRIPTPRGYRFFVDSLLSVQPLEPGQISELKGELRPADPRLLVNQASQLLSQLTRFAGIVVAPRRQLPRIRQIEFLSLSDKRILLIIVTDTGEVQNRILLTERNFSPSELVSAANYLNQHYVGFDFDEIRGRLQAELKQLHGDLTTLMSAALQAGNEAFSDDKGQYVITGERNLLEVDDLASNMSRLRELFSLFDQRTQLASLLDLSQRADGVQIFIGGESGLAPLDECSVVTAPYEVQGQVVGTVGVIGPTRMAYERVIPIVDVTAKLLSSALSQT, encoded by the coding sequence ATGCTTGAAGATCGTTCGAGACTGCTGCTCAAGACCCTGGTCGAGCGCTACATCGCCGACGGCCAGCCGGTGGGTTCGCGCACGCTGTCGAAGTACTCCGGCCTCGATCTGTCGCCGGCGACCATACGCAATGTCATGTCCGACCTTGAGGACATGGGCTACATCGCCAGCCCGCACACCTCGGCCGGTCGCATCCCGACGCCGCGCGGCTACCGCTTCTTCGTCGACTCGCTGCTGTCGGTGCAGCCGCTGGAGCCCGGCCAGATCAGCGAACTGAAAGGCGAACTGCGCCCGGCCGATCCGCGGCTGCTGGTCAATCAGGCCTCGCAGCTGCTGTCGCAGCTCACCCGCTTCGCCGGCATCGTCGTGGCACCTCGCCGCCAGTTGCCGCGCATCCGTCAGATCGAATTCCTGAGCCTGTCGGACAAGCGCATCCTGCTCATCATCGTGACCGACACCGGCGAGGTGCAGAACCGCATCCTGCTGACCGAACGCAACTTTTCGCCGTCAGAGCTGGTCAGTGCGGCCAACTACCTGAACCAGCACTACGTCGGCTTCGATTTCGACGAGATCCGTGGCCGGCTGCAGGCGGAACTGAAGCAGCTGCACGGCGATCTGACGACGCTGATGTCGGCCGCGCTGCAGGCCGGCAACGAGGCCTTCTCCGACGACAAGGGGCAGTACGTCATCACCGGCGAGCGCAATCTGCTCGAGGTCGACGATCTCGCGTCCAATATGTCGCGGTTGCGCGAACTGTTCTCGCTGTTCGATCAGCGCACGCAGCTGGCCAGTCTGCTCGACCTGTCACAGCGGGCCGATGGCGTGCAGATCTTCATCGGCGGCGAGTCCGGTCTGGCTCCGCTCGACGAATGCAGCGTGGTGACCGCACCGTACGAGGTGCAAGGTCAGGTGGTGGGCACCGTGGGTGTGATCGGACCGACGCGCATGGCCTACGAGCGCGTGATCCCGATCGTCGACGTCACGGCCAAACTGCTGTCGAGTGCCCTCAGTCAGACCTGA
- the grpE gene encoding nucleotide exchange factor GrpE, giving the protein MTEQTPQPVPEEQQAAPNTEAATPAAPATPEALAAAEQKVAELQDALLRAKAETENMRRRAAEDVIKAGKFAAEKFASAMVPVKDSLEAALADTSNDVAKIREGVELTLKQLVQAFSGASVEEVNPLGEKFDPHKHQAISQIEAPGEPNHVVQVLQKGYLLHDRVLRPALVIVSKAAG; this is encoded by the coding sequence ATGACCGAGCAGACCCCGCAACCGGTGCCCGAAGAACAGCAGGCCGCCCCCAACACCGAAGCCGCCACGCCGGCCGCTCCAGCGACGCCCGAGGCGCTGGCCGCCGCCGAGCAGAAGGTGGCCGAGCTGCAGGACGCGCTGCTGCGCGCCAAGGCCGAAACCGAAAACATGCGCCGTCGCGCCGCCGAAGACGTGATTAAGGCGGGCAAGTTCGCCGCCGAGAAGTTCGCGTCCGCCATGGTGCCGGTCAAGGACAGCCTGGAAGCGGCGCTGGCCGACACCTCGAACGACGTCGCCAAGATCCGCGAAGGCGTCGAACTGACGCTGAAGCAGCTGGTGCAGGCTTTTTCCGGCGCCAGCGTCGAGGAAGTGAACCCGCTGGGCGAGAAATTCGACCCGCACAAGCACCAGGCGATCAGCCAGATCGAAGCGCCGGGCGAACCGAACCACGTGGTGCAAGTGCTGCAGAAGGGTTATCTGCTGCACGACCGCGTGCTGCGCCCTGCCCTGGTCATCGTTTCGAAGGCGGCGGGCTGA
- the recN gene encoding DNA repair protein RecN, translating to MLERLFIRDFILVDRLELDFASGFGALTGETGAGKSILVDALGLLLGGRADASVVRAGCERAELSAEFSCAADSAVAGWLKEQDFEVEDGVVIARRVIDAGGRSRAYINGAPASVSQLRDLGGQLVDIHGQHAHQALMRETAQRALFDQHAGLTAQVATVGRLHREWQQREQALTRALQDRDAAERERERLQWQVEELTALAFEPQAWAELQQDHGRLAHATQLLEGSAEALALIEEGEAALDGQLAHIASLLGRLEAFDASLGECRGLIESAATQVDEAARALRAYAHRIDADPAALARADERIATVLACARKYRVDPDDLPQLLADSQEGLQRLEAESDPAALEAARDAARAACVEAAKELSNARRPAAKQLSQAVTAAMSELAMQGGRFEVVLKPLDQPSATGLEEVEFHVAANPGQPLAPLAKVASGGELSRIGLAIQVIASARSGTPTLVFDEVDVGIGGRVAEVVGRQLARLGEARQVLCVTHLPQVAARADWQWSIAKRSEGGQTRSSVTPLDAPARVDEIARMLGGEVITDTTRAHAREMLGA from the coding sequence ATGCTCGAACGTCTTTTCATCCGCGACTTCATCCTGGTCGACCGGCTCGAACTCGATTTTGCGTCCGGCTTCGGCGCGCTGACCGGCGAGACCGGCGCCGGCAAGTCCATCCTGGTTGATGCGCTGGGTCTGCTGCTCGGCGGCCGGGCCGATGCCTCGGTCGTGCGCGCCGGCTGTGAGCGCGCCGAACTGTCGGCCGAGTTCTCCTGTGCCGCCGACAGTGCCGTCGCCGGCTGGCTGAAGGAACAGGATTTCGAGGTGGAGGATGGCGTGGTGATCGCCCGTCGCGTCATCGACGCCGGCGGTCGTTCGCGCGCCTATATCAACGGTGCGCCGGCCAGCGTGAGCCAGTTGCGCGATCTCGGCGGGCAACTGGTCGACATCCACGGTCAGCACGCCCATCAGGCGCTGATGCGCGAAACGGCGCAGCGCGCGCTGTTCGACCAGCACGCCGGTCTGACTGCGCAGGTGGCGACCGTCGGGCGGCTGCATCGCGAATGGCAGCAGCGCGAACAGGCGCTGACCCGCGCGCTGCAGGACCGCGACGCCGCCGAGCGCGAGCGCGAGCGGCTGCAATGGCAGGTCGAGGAGCTGACTGCACTGGCCTTTGAGCCGCAGGCCTGGGCTGAACTGCAACAGGATCACGGCCGACTGGCGCACGCCACACAACTGCTCGAAGGCTCGGCCGAGGCGCTGGCGCTGATCGAGGAGGGCGAGGCAGCGCTCGACGGGCAACTGGCGCACATCGCATCGCTGCTTGGCCGGCTGGAAGCCTTCGACGCCTCGCTCGGCGAATGTCGTGGCCTGATCGAGTCGGCCGCCACCCAGGTCGACGAGGCGGCGCGCGCGCTGCGCGCCTACGCGCATCGCATTGATGCCGACCCGGCCGCGTTGGCGCGCGCCGACGAACGCATAGCGACCGTGTTGGCCTGCGCACGCAAATATCGCGTCGATCCGGACGATCTGCCGCAGCTGCTGGCGGACAGCCAGGAAGGGCTGCAGCGGCTGGAGGCGGAATCCGACCCGGCCGCGCTCGAAGCGGCGCGCGACGCCGCACGGGCGGCGTGCGTCGAGGCAGCCAAGGAATTGTCCAACGCGCGCCGGCCGGCGGCAAAGCAGCTGTCGCAGGCGGTGACCGCGGCAATGTCAGAGCTGGCCATGCAGGGCGGGCGCTTCGAAGTGGTGCTGAAGCCGCTCGATCAGCCGTCGGCTACCGGCCTCGAAGAGGTCGAATTCCATGTCGCCGCCAACCCGGGGCAGCCGCTTGCACCGCTGGCCAAGGTGGCTTCCGGCGGCGAGCTGTCACGCATCGGGCTGGCCATCCAGGTCATTGCCAGCGCGCGCAGCGGCACGCCGACGCTGGTGTTCGACGAGGTCGATGTCGGTATCGGCGGTCGCGTTGCCGAGGTCGTCGGTCGCCAGCTCGCCCGTCTGGGCGAGGCGCGTCAGGTGCTGTGCGTGACCCATCTGCCGCAGGTAGCGGCGCGGGCGGACTGGCAGTGGTCGATCGCCAAGCGCAGCGAGGGCGGGCAGACGCGCAGCTCGGTCACGCCGCTGGATGCGCCGGCGCGCGTCGACGAAATCGCCCGCATGCTGGGCGGCGAGGTGATCACCGACACCACCCGCGCGCACGCGCGCGAAATGCTCGGCGCCTGA